One window of Saimiri boliviensis isolate mSaiBol1 chromosome 4, mSaiBol1.pri, whole genome shotgun sequence genomic DNA carries:
- the LOC101035528 gene encoding large ribosomal subunit protein uL23 yields the protein MAPKAKKEAPAPPKAEAKAKALKAKKAVLKGVHSHKKKKIRTSPTFRRPKTLRLRRQPKYPRKSAPRRNKLDHYAIIKFPLTTESAMKKIEDNNTLVFIVDVKANKHQIKQAVKKLYDIDVAKVNTLIRPDGEKKAYVRLAPDYDALDVANKIGII from the coding sequence ATGGCGCCGAAAgcgaagaaggaagctcctgccccgCCTAAAGCCGAAGCCAAAGCGaaggctttaaaggccaagaaggcagtgttgaaaggtgtccacagccacaaaaagaagAAGATCCGCACGTCACCCACCTTCCGGCGGCCCAAGACACTGCGACTCCGGAGGCAGCCCAAATATCCTCGGAAGAGCGCCCCCAGGAGAAACAAACTGGACCACTATGCTATCATCAAGTTTCCGCTGACCACTgagtctgccatgaagaagatagaagacaacaacacacttgtgttcattgtggatgttaaagccaacaagcaccagatcaaacaggctgtgaagaagctctatgacattgatgtggccaaggtcaacaccctgattcggcctgatggagagaagaaggcatatgttcgactggctcctgattacgacgctttggatgttgccaacaaaattgggatcatctaa